The following coding sequences are from one Dreissena polymorpha isolate Duluth1 chromosome 8, UMN_Dpol_1.0, whole genome shotgun sequence window:
- the LOC127842041 gene encoding transcription elongation factor SPT4-like, translating into MSVETVPKDLRNLRACLLCSLVKTFEQFEMDGCDNCEEYLHMKNNSDAVYDTTSNNFDGLVALMGPEDSWVAKWQRIGTFTKGCYALSVTGRLPPGLVRSLKNKGISYRPRDVALKS; encoded by the exons ATGTCCGTCGAAACAGTACCAAAAGATTTGAGAAATCTTCGTGCTTGCTTACTTTGTTCATTGGTGAAG acaTTTGAACAGTTTGAGATGGATGGTTGTGACAACTGTGAGGAATACCTTCACATGAAGAACAATTCAGATGCAGTGTACGATACAACTAGCAACAACTTTGACGG CCTGGTGGCTCTAATGGGTCCTGAAGACAGCTGGGTTGCAAAATGGCAACGAATAG GTACATTCACCAAAGGTTGCTATGCCCTATCAGTGACAGGCAGGCTCCCCCCAGGACTGGTACGAAGTCTCAAGAACAAAGGCATCTCCTACCGACCCCGCGATGTGGCACTCAAGAGCTGA
- the LOC127842138 gene encoding uncharacterized protein LOC127842138 encodes MGNCCGNEEEADPLLGTRPVGARTGTLSQPVANTVEIQPQLVPQNRGTEPSYMSARLQKPSREHEFETSIKLISTVQLQKIPLPVLDKTFQDVGRLYNEVVGNFRSLETEIRKFKEFFVADTSGIPVLEECVKLLVQRIGKAKITIERKSKTFIEVTYDKQEVSRLCKGEPELSLLPLEHFSRACRHIRDILSHAPTVETNAKILLQDEETLRKEIMKSDLENAEMQLATKAFIDNVSKLRVVAAGTDTIKRDAEKKFNEVSKASKCFFGNK; translated from the exons ATGGGTAACTGTTGTGGCAATGAG GAGGAGGCTGACCCTTTGCTCGGGACCAGACCGGTGGGGGCTCGGACTGGTACCTTGTCGCAGCCAGTAGCGAACACTGTTGAGATCCAACCGCAGTTGGTACCGCAAAATCGCGGGACAGAGCCGTCGTACATGTCCGCTCGTCTCCAGAAACCATCACGGGAGCACGAGTTTG AGACCTCCATTAAACTGATATCCACGGTTCAACTACAGAAGATTCCACTTCCGGTACTGGATAAGACTTTCCAA GATGTGGGGCGGTTGTACAACGAGGTGGTCGGCAACTTCCGGTCCCTGGAGACGGAGATCCGCAAGTTCAAGGAGTTCTTCGTTGCCGACACGTCCGGTATACCGGTACTCGAGGAATGTGTAAAGCTTCTCGTCCAACGAATTG GCAAAGCAAAAATTACAATTGAGCGGAAGTCAAAGACGTTTATTGAAGTAACTTACGACAAGCAAGAGGTATCAAGACTTTGCAAGGGCGAACCAGAGCTGAGTCTGCTTCCCTTGGAGCACTTTTCCCGCGCATGTCGTCACATCCGGGACATTCTATCTCATGCTCCAACAGTGGAAACCAACGCGAAAATACTACTACAAGACGAGGAAACTCTCCGAAAAGAAATAATGAAGTCGGATTTGGAGAATGCTGAAATGCAGCTGGCGACAAAGGCGTTTATTGATAACGTTTCTAAACTTCGCGTTGTGGCTGCAGGAACAGATACAATAAAAAGGGATGCCGAAAAGAAATTTAACGAGGTTTCCAAAGCGAGCAAATGTTTCTTTGGTAATAAGTGA